A region of Salvia splendens isolate huo1 chromosome 17, SspV2, whole genome shotgun sequence DNA encodes the following proteins:
- the LOC121774261 gene encoding UDP-glucosyltransferase 29-like, translating to MESIHILMFPWLAHGHISPYLELAKRLSRRNFVVHLCSTAANFKSIEGSLTASIRLVELHLPASFLPRRLHTTNGLPPLLMPRLKQTLDVAQPELRRVLADVRPDILVYDFLQPWAPLVAAAHGVPAVEFITSSATMMAYLFHYFSTPTVDFPFGEIYYRDYELVHREQMLAVDEKVRKNAFDGVDRSNNVVLIKGFKEIEAKYSDYLMDLLGKKVVAVGALVQETSGISCELEEGSSLINWLDKKGKRSTIFVSFGSEFFLAREDMMELARGLELSSFNFIWVVRFPKGEGVVLEDSLPLGFLERVKGRGLVVEGWAPQAKILGHESVGGFVSHCGCSSMMESMKFGVPIIAMPMHLDQPLNARLVELIGVGVEVVRNGRGALEREVIAEAIRHVVVEEGGNRVRRIAKSMSEKLEAKGDQEIDEVVEEFLKLCKKKNKKINGFH from the coding sequence ATGGAAAGCATTCACATCCTAATGTTCCCATGGCTGGCCCACGGCCACATCTCCCCTTACCTGGAGCTCGCCAAGCGCCTCTCACGCCGTAACTTCGTCGTCCACCTCTGCTCCACCGCCGCCAACTTCAAGTCCATCGAGGGCAGCCTCACCGCCTCCATCCGCCTCGTCGAGCTCCACCTCCCGGCCTCGTTCCTACCGCGCCGCCTCCACACCACCAACGGCCTACCGCCGCTGCTCATGCCGCGCCTCAAGCAGACGCTCGACGTGGCCCAGCCGGAGCTCCGCCGCGTCCTCGCAGACGTCCGCCCCGACATCCTCGTCTACGACTTcctccagccgtgggcgccgctGGTGGCGGCGGCGCACGGCGTCCCCGCGGTGGAGTTCATCACCAGCAGCGCCACCATGATGGCCTACCTCTTCCACTACTTCTCCACCCCGACCGTGGACTTCCCATTCGGGGAGATCTACTACCGGGACTACGAGCTCGTCCACCGCGAGCAGATGCTTGCGGTGGACGAGAAGGTGAGGAAGAACGCGTTCGATGGCGTTGACCGGTCAAACAACGTCGTTTTGATCAAGGGTTTTAAGGAGATTGAGGCAAAGTATAGTGACTATTTGATGGATTTGTTGGGGAAGAAAGTTGTGGCTGTTGGTGCCCTAGTTCAAGAAACTAGTGGTATTAGTTGTGAATTGGAAGAGGGCTCAAGTTTGATTAATTGGCTAGACAAAAAGGGGAAAAGGTCTACTATTTTTGTCTCTTTTGGGAGTGAGTTTTTTCTTGCTAGGGAGGATATGATGGAGCTTGCTCGTGGTTTGGAGCTTTCCAGCTTCAACTTCATTTGGGTGGTTAGGTTTCCAAAAGGGGAGGGTGTTGTTCTAGAAGATTCCTTGCCACTAGGGTTTCTTGAGAGGGTTAAGGGTAGGGGTTTGGTGGTGGAGGGGTGGGCCCCACAGGCTAAGATTCTAGGGCATGAGAGTGTTGGTGGTTTTGTGAGCCATTGTGGGTGTAGCTCAATGATGGAGAGCATGAAGTTTGGTGTGCCAATCATAGCTATGCCAATGCATCTTGACCAACCACTCAATGCTAGGTTGGTTGAGCTAATTGGTGTGGGTGTGGAGGTGGTGAGGAACGGCCGAGGGGCGCTTGAAAGGGAGGTGATCGCGGAAGCCATACGCCACGTTGTGGTGGAGGAGGGCGGCAATAGGGTGCGGAGGATTGCTAAGAGCATGAGTGAAAAGCTCGAGGCTAAAGGAGATCAAGAGATTGATGAGGTTGTGGAGGAGTTTCTAAAGCTTTGcaagaagaagaacaagaagatcAATGggtttcattga